A stretch of the Psychroserpens sp. Hel_I_66 genome encodes the following:
- a CDS encoding tetratricopeptide repeat protein has protein sequence MTFKKLSIVLGFFLFALHVQAQQSATYTSDLVEYQKALTLYNNQQYQAAQSLFETIKEDAPNETLESDCAYYIANCAVRLNQQNADDLIQDFVEDYPTSTKRNTAFLDVADYYFANGKYAYARKWYDKVDENSIARSERDKFNFNYGYTLYSTDDEAGANTYLNRVVTSKEYGSQAKYYIGFMAYEGDDYDKANEYFDQVSEEEKYQEKLSYYQADLNFKLGKFEKAIELAKAQMSKSSPQEKSELSKIIGESYFNLEQYAEAIPYLKDYKGQRGKWNNIDYYQLGYAYYKQNDFEAAVSEFNKIIGGDNSVAQNAYYHLGESYINLNKKQEALNAFRNASQMDYDLKIQEDAWLNYAKISYEIGNPYQSVPQILTSYLEKYPETGYKEEIETLLIDSYITSKNYKEAIKLLEGKKSFENRVAFQKVAFYRGIEVYNEGDYNEAKKLFNASVKEAKDPVFTARGTFWEAETDYHLNNYDNALIGFKQFEQQGEASEVNEINNIDYNIGYTYFKLKNYTKSTESFQKFIDKHKEDKLRLNDAYLRLGDGYFVSSNYSNAISAYEKAIAINEIEADYATFQKTMSYGYIGEGSNKIKGLVAFINNFKNSSLRDDAMYELANSYIKANETDKAMAMYDRLNQEYSTSVFIPKALLRQGLSYYNTSDNERALNKFKTVAKDFPSTAEANQAVATARLIYIDLGRVEDYAAWVKTLDYIDVTDAELDNTSYLAAEKQYLDNNTDNAIRQFNKYLNEFPNGMHALKSHFYLAEMYSKKELPDNAKPHYEYVVNKQKGEFTEQALVKLSEIYLSNKNWDKAIPLLKRLENEADYPQNITYAQSNLMNAFYQKENYSEAVNYAEKSLQNSKIDNKVKSDAQIIIARSAIKTGNESKAKIAYAEVEKIATGALAAEALFYNAYFKNKDGNYESSNTTVQKLARDYSSYKYYSAKGLVVMAKNYDALGDAFQATYILESVINNFPEFDDVVAEAQQELDRIKTKAAKTNSSVQPKN, from the coding sequence ATGACTTTTAAAAAACTAAGCATTGTACTTGGCTTTTTTCTATTTGCTTTGCACGTGCAAGCACAACAATCTGCAACATATACCAGTGATTTGGTCGAGTATCAAAAAGCACTTACCCTTTATAACAATCAACAATATCAAGCAGCACAATCTTTATTTGAAACCATAAAAGAAGACGCTCCAAACGAGACCTTAGAGTCAGATTGCGCATATTACATTGCCAATTGTGCGGTGCGATTGAATCAGCAAAATGCAGATGATCTTATTCAGGATTTTGTAGAGGATTATCCAACCAGCACCAAAAGAAATACTGCTTTTTTAGATGTAGCAGACTATTATTTTGCCAACGGAAAATATGCATACGCAAGAAAATGGTATGATAAAGTAGATGAGAATAGTATTGCAAGATCTGAGCGTGATAAATTTAATTTTAATTACGGTTATACGCTCTATTCTACAGATGACGAAGCAGGTGCCAATACCTATCTCAATCGTGTTGTCACTTCAAAAGAATATGGTTCTCAAGCAAAATATTACATTGGTTTTATGGCCTATGAAGGTGATGATTATGATAAGGCAAACGAATATTTTGATCAGGTTAGTGAAGAGGAAAAATACCAGGAAAAGCTATCCTACTACCAAGCCGACTTAAATTTTAAGCTCGGTAAATTCGAAAAGGCTATCGAACTTGCTAAAGCACAAATGAGTAAAAGTAGTCCGCAAGAGAAATCTGAGCTTTCAAAAATTATAGGAGAAAGCTATTTTAATCTGGAGCAATATGCTGAAGCAATCCCGTATCTAAAGGATTATAAAGGTCAACGTGGCAAATGGAATAACATCGATTATTACCAATTGGGATATGCCTATTACAAACAAAACGATTTTGAAGCTGCAGTTTCAGAATTTAATAAAATTATAGGTGGAGATAACAGTGTTGCTCAAAACGCATACTATCATTTGGGTGAGAGCTACATCAATCTTAATAAAAAACAAGAAGCATTGAATGCATTTCGTAATGCGTCGCAAATGGACTATGATCTAAAAATCCAGGAAGATGCTTGGTTAAACTATGCCAAGATTAGTTATGAAATTGGGAATCCGTATCAATCGGTTCCGCAGATTTTGACAAGTTATTTAGAGAAATATCCAGAGACAGGTTATAAAGAAGAGATTGAAACCTTATTGATTGACTCCTACATCACGTCAAAAAACTACAAGGAAGCTATCAAACTATTAGAAGGTAAAAAGAGTTTTGAAAATAGAGTAGCATTTCAAAAAGTAGCCTTTTACAGAGGTATTGAGGTTTATAATGAAGGTGATTATAATGAGGCTAAAAAATTGTTTAATGCATCTGTTAAAGAAGCTAAAGATCCTGTATTTACTGCAAGAGGAACGTTTTGGGAAGCAGAGACAGATTACCATCTCAATAATTACGACAATGCCTTAATAGGCTTTAAACAATTTGAGCAACAAGGCGAAGCTTCCGAAGTAAATGAAATCAATAATATCGACTACAATATTGGTTACACCTACTTTAAACTGAAAAATTACACAAAGTCAACAGAGAGTTTCCAGAAATTTATTGATAAGCATAAAGAGGATAAATTGCGTTTAAATGATGCGTATTTAAGACTTGGCGATGGATATTTCGTTTCGAGTAATTACAGTAATGCGATTTCTGCTTATGAAAAAGCGATTGCAATCAATGAAATTGAAGCTGACTATGCGACGTTTCAAAAAACGATGAGTTACGGTTATATTGGTGAAGGCTCCAATAAAATCAAGGGTCTGGTGGCTTTTATAAATAATTTTAAGAATTCCTCATTACGCGATGACGCCATGTATGAACTGGCAAATTCGTATATAAAAGCTAATGAAACAGATAAGGCGATGGCGATGTACGATCGCTTAAATCAAGAATACAGTACCAGTGTTTTTATTCCAAAAGCGTTGTTGAGACAGGGATTATCGTATTATAATACGAGCGATAATGAGCGTGCTTTGAATAAATTTAAAACAGTAGCAAAAGATTTTCCGTCTACTGCGGAAGCTAATCAAGCGGTAGCAACTGCGCGATTGATCTATATTGATTTAGGTCGCGTTGAAGACTATGCAGCTTGGGTAAAAACCTTGGATTATATTGATGTGACAGATGCAGAATTGGATAATACATCTTATTTAGCTGCAGAAAAACAATATCTGGATAACAATACAGATAACGCAATTCGTCAATTCAATAAATATTTAAATGAGTTTCCTAACGGAATGCATGCTCTAAAATCACATTTTTATTTAGCTGAAATGTACTCCAAAAAAGAATTGCCAGATAATGCAAAACCGCATTATGAATATGTTGTAAACAAGCAAAAAGGAGAATTTACTGAACAAGCTTTGGTTAAACTTTCTGAAATTTATTTAAGTAACAAAAACTGGGATAAAGCAATCCCATTATTAAAGCGTTTGGAAAATGAAGCCGATTATCCGCAAAATATCACTTACGCCCAATCCAATTTAATGAATGCCTTTTACCAAAAAGAGAATTACAGTGAAGCAGTTAACTATGCTGAAAAATCACTTCAAAATTCTAAAATTGATAATAAGGTAAAAAGTGATGCGCAAATTATAATAGCACGTTCTGCTATTAAAACGGGTAATGAGAGTAAAGCAAAAATCGCGTATGCTGAGGTTGAAAAAATTGCAACAGGTGCTTTGGCAGCAGAAGCGTTGTTCTACAATGCCTATTTCAAAAATAAAGATGGTAACTACGAATCTTCAAATACGACCGTTCAAAAATTGGCGAGAGATTATAGTAGCTACAAATATTACAGTGCAAAAGGATTAGTTGTCATGGCAAAAAATTATGATGCTTTAGGTGATGCTTTCCAGGCGACTTACATTCTGGAAAGTGTGATTAATAATTTCCCAGAATTTGATGATGTCGTGGCTGAAGCACAACAAGAATTAGACAGAATCAAAACAAAAGCTGCGAAAACGAATTCATCGGTACAACCTAAAAATTAA
- a CDS encoding class I SAM-dependent methyltransferase, translated as MNKDLFGKALQDYFNNNYTEDLITSTNISGEDELPLPYLFRSYAEMPKLEQKALQLAKGKILDVGCGSGSHSLYLQEKGLTVKAIDISEGAVNVAKQRGVTQVEQKDILDETETFDTILLLMNGTGIFQKTSQVSTYLNHLKSLLTPTGQILIDSSDIKYMYEDDDGGLWIDTNANYYGELDYYLSYKGEDEEPMKWLYLDFEQLKLACEAVGLQCEKVMDGEHFDYLARINQ; from the coding sequence ATGAATAAAGACCTTTTTGGCAAAGCCCTTCAAGATTATTTCAACAATAATTATACCGAAGACCTCATCACTTCAACTAATATTTCTGGTGAAGATGAGTTACCGCTTCCCTATTTATTCCGAAGTTATGCTGAAATGCCCAAACTAGAACAAAAGGCTTTACAATTAGCAAAAGGTAAGATTTTAGATGTGGGTTGTGGCTCTGGAAGTCACAGTTTGTATCTTCAAGAAAAAGGATTGACTGTTAAAGCTATAGATATTTCCGAAGGTGCTGTAAATGTAGCAAAGCAAAGAGGTGTTACTCAAGTTGAGCAAAAAGATATCCTGGACGAGACTGAAACATTTGATACCATTTTATTATTGATGAATGGTACTGGAATTTTCCAAAAAACATCCCAAGTTTCAACATATCTGAATCATTTAAAATCGCTTTTAACTCCTACAGGTCAAATCTTAATCGATTCCTCAGATATTAAATATATGTATGAAGATGATGATGGTGGACTTTGGATTGACACAAACGCCAATTACTACGGAGAATTGGATTATTATCTAAGTTACAAAGGTGAAGACGAGGAGCCTATGAAATGGTTATATCTCGATTTTGAACAATTAAAATTGGCTTGCGAAGCTGTTGGGTTACAGTGTGAAAAAGTTATGGATGGTGAGCATTTTGATTATTTGGCAAGGATTAATCAATAA
- a CDS encoding sterol desaturase family protein, with translation MEQLITYFETIPSLHRSLILVGGLTLFWVLEGTLPLFNFKYKKWNHAIPNLFFTLTTIIVNFGLAFLLINTAQWVNDTRFGIINWIPNLPLWAYVLLGVLLLDFFGAYLAHYVEHKVKPLWMVHLVHHTDHNVDTTTANRHHPLESVIRFVFTLLGVFIVGTPIAIVFLYQSLSLVATQFSHANIKLPKMFDKALSYVFVSPDMHKVHHHYMLPYTDSNYGNIFSIWDRLFGTFMSLDREDIVYGVDTFPDEIANGKIGELLKQPFHKYRKPTTSNSQD, from the coding sequence ATGGAACAATTAATAACATATTTTGAAACCATACCATCCCTTCACAGAAGCTTGATTCTTGTTGGAGGTCTCACTTTATTTTGGGTATTGGAAGGCACATTACCATTATTCAACTTTAAGTATAAAAAATGGAATCACGCCATTCCCAATCTCTTTTTTACGCTCACAACCATAATTGTAAATTTTGGCTTGGCCTTTTTACTTATTAATACAGCGCAATGGGTAAACGATACAAGATTTGGCATTATTAACTGGATTCCGAATCTTCCATTATGGGCTTACGTATTATTGGGAGTTCTACTTTTAGATTTTTTTGGAGCCTATTTGGCGCACTATGTAGAGCACAAAGTGAAACCATTATGGATGGTGCATTTAGTACACCATACCGATCATAACGTAGACACAACAACCGCAAACAGGCATCACCCATTAGAGAGTGTTATTAGGTTTGTATTCACGTTATTAGGCGTATTTATTGTAGGTACACCAATTGCAATCGTGTTTTTATATCAGTCATTATCATTGGTGGCTACCCAATTTAGCCATGCCAATATCAAGCTCCCAAAAATGTTTGATAAAGCATTAAGTTATGTATTCGTGTCTCCAGATATGCACAAGGTCCATCACCATTATATGTTGCCCTATACCGATTCTAACTACGGAAACATCTTTTCCATTTGGGATCGTCTCTTTGGTACCTTTATGTCGCTGGATAGGGAGGATATCGTTTATGGAGTAGATACATTTCCAGATGAAATTGCTAATGGTAAAATTGGCGAATTACTAAAACAACCCTTTCACAAATACCGAAAACCAACAACATCAAATTCTCAAGACTAA
- a CDS encoding gliding motility-associated C-terminal domain-containing protein gives MIKKLRFSIIAISIFTIFSCGDDDNNNQEEVINKYAGCCSTDPVFGANVDNLDQSAGEIEVFTIVTQNGDAYNDMFSIRNIDLYPNHTVTIYNSDNEEIFQNTDYTDILNLFPGYPQDENNGAAGVSNGTYKYKIVIENEETFRKSGSFCVYTWADPEPNFDGCNLRSQFDPIIAFPPN, from the coding sequence ATGATTAAAAAACTAAGATTTTCAATAATTGCGATTTCAATTTTCACCATATTTTCATGCGGAGATGATGACAATAATAATCAAGAAGAAGTAATTAATAAATATGCAGGATGTTGTTCAACAGATCCTGTTTTTGGAGCAAATGTTGATAATTTGGATCAATCTGCTGGAGAAATTGAAGTGTTCACGATTGTAACCCAAAATGGAGATGCATACAATGATATGTTTTCAATTAGAAATATAGACCTGTATCCTAATCATACAGTAACTATTTATAATTCCGATAATGAGGAAATATTTCAAAACACAGATTACACAGATATTTTAAATTTATTCCCAGGATATCCACAAGATGAAAATAATGGTGCAGCAGGTGTTTCTAACGGAACTTATAAATACAAAATAGTTATTGAAAATGAAGAGACTTTTCGTAAATCAGGATCATTTTGTGTATATACTTGGGCAGATCCAGAGCCAAATTTTGATGGTTGCAATCTACGTAGTCAATTTGATCCAATAATAGCATTTCCGCCAAATTAA
- a CDS encoding cell division ATP-binding protein FtsE, with amino-acid sequence MSETVLQLKNASIYQGDSLVLADVNFEMNKGDFVYLIGKTGSGKSSFMKTLYGDLQLTEGEGHIVDYDLRTMKEKDIPFLRRKLGIVFQDFKLLPDRTINNNLEFVLKATGWKDKTKIKERIESVLDKVAMKTKGFKFPHELSGGEQQRIAIARALLNNPELILADEPTGNLDPQTSIEVMEVLRDINNNGNTILMATHDYALLLKYPSKTLKCDDNKVFEVVQRKG; translated from the coding sequence ATGTCTGAAACTGTTTTACAACTCAAAAATGCATCTATCTATCAAGGCGATAGTTTGGTATTGGCTGATGTTAATTTTGAAATGAATAAAGGTGATTTTGTTTATCTTATTGGTAAAACAGGAAGTGGGAAAAGTAGTTTTATGAAAACGCTCTATGGCGATCTTCAACTTACCGAGGGCGAAGGGCATATTGTTGATTATGACTTGCGCACAATGAAAGAGAAGGACATTCCTTTTTTGAGGCGTAAATTGGGAATCGTGTTTCAGGATTTTAAATTGTTACCAGATAGAACTATCAATAACAACCTAGAATTCGTTTTAAAAGCTACAGGCTGGAAAGATAAAACTAAAATAAAGGAGCGTATCGAATCTGTTTTGGATAAGGTTGCGATGAAAACCAAAGGGTTTAAATTTCCGCATGAATTATCTGGTGGAGAACAACAACGTATTGCTATTGCTAGAGCGTTATTGAATAACCCAGAATTAATCCTGGCAGATGAGCCAACAGGTAATCTTGATCCTCAAACCAGTATTGAGGTCATGGAAGTTTTACGTGACATCAACAATAACGGTAACACGATTTTAATGGCAACCCATGACTATGCATTGTTACTTAAATACCCTAGCAAAACACTAAAATGTGATGATAACAAGGTGTTTGAAGTCGTACAGAGAAAAGGTTGA
- a CDS encoding YkgJ family cysteine cluster protein, which produces MQDFINNLPKLAKDKHKENKTFFTKLKKKPPKQLDYLMQELHDAEFERTDCLDCANCCKTTGPLFTQKDIERISKFFKLKPQQFIETYLRLDEENDYVLQSVPCTFLGEDNYCSIYEVRPKACREFPHTDRKKFQQISNLTLKNVAICPAAFNIVEAMKQRIKF; this is translated from the coding sequence ATGCAGGACTTCATAAATAATCTTCCCAAACTCGCCAAAGATAAGCATAAGGAAAATAAAACCTTCTTTACTAAGCTCAAAAAAAAGCCACCCAAGCAATTGGATTATTTGATGCAAGAGCTTCATGATGCCGAGTTTGAGAGAACAGATTGTTTGGATTGTGCCAATTGCTGTAAAACCACTGGACCGCTTTTTACCCAAAAAGATATTGAGCGTATCTCAAAATTTTTTAAATTAAAGCCACAGCAATTTATAGAAACGTATTTGAGATTAGATGAAGAGAATGACTACGTATTACAATCTGTACCATGCACGTTTTTGGGAGAAGATAACTATTGCTCTATTTATGAGGTAAGACCGAAAGCATGTAGGGAATTCCCGCATACTGATAGGAAGAAATTTCAGCAAATATCAAATTTAACCTTAAAAAACGTGGCTATTTGTCCTGCAGCTTTCAATATTGTGGAAGCCATGAAACAACGAATTAAATTTTAA
- a CDS encoding amidohydrolase, whose amino-acid sequence MKNLLCLIALLTIFSCSKEKQQVDAIVFNANIYTVDDNFGKAEAFAIKDGRFLEVGTSEEIKSKFSSENVIDANGKTILPGLIDAHAHFLTLGQLQKQVNLVGVKSFEDMVKRVLDFQKKHNMPFIKGRGWDQNDWEDKDMPDNTILNKLFPNTPVALTRIDGHASFCNQAALDLGNVTVKSSIDGGEVEVKQGKLTGILLDNAEQLVMDNWPDFEKKQLIEALMAAQKICFENGLTTISDAGPDIFTSPWIETIDVIDSLQKSGDLKIRLYMMVPGTQPNLDHFLSKGITKTDRLNVRSFKFYADGALGSRGALLREPYTDKHSSHGLPVMSLEHINKSAQRISNSEFQMNTHAIGDSANHAVLQTYNKVLGSKKDRRWRVEHAQVVSPKDFDLFKNVMPSIQPTHATSDMYWAKERLGDDRVKGAYAYKELLDAYGKVALGTDFPVEQVSPFLTFYAAVARQDLEQSPEGGFQKENGLSREETLKGMTIWAAYSNFEENEKGSIETGKFADFIILDRDIMKVEQNEIPKTKVEQTFLNGEKQL is encoded by the coding sequence ATGAAAAACCTACTCTGCCTAATCGCATTACTTACCATCTTCTCATGTTCTAAAGAAAAGCAACAAGTAGATGCTATCGTATTCAACGCTAACATATATACGGTTGATGATAACTTCGGAAAAGCAGAAGCCTTCGCCATAAAAGATGGAAGGTTTTTGGAAGTGGGAACTTCCGAAGAGATAAAAAGTAAATTTTCTTCGGAAAATGTCATCGATGCCAATGGTAAAACAATTTTGCCTGGCTTAATTGATGCGCATGCTCATTTTCTAACCTTGGGGCAATTACAAAAACAAGTGAACCTAGTAGGTGTTAAAAGTTTTGAAGACATGGTTAAACGTGTTTTAGACTTTCAGAAAAAACATAACATGCCATTTATTAAAGGTAGAGGTTGGGATCAAAATGACTGGGAGGATAAAGACATGCCAGATAATACGATTTTAAATAAGTTATTTCCAAACACACCAGTAGCTTTAACACGAATTGATGGTCACGCTTCTTTTTGTAATCAAGCTGCCCTAGATTTAGGGAATGTTACAGTCAAAAGCAGTATTGATGGAGGGGAAGTAGAGGTGAAACAGGGCAAGTTAACAGGGATTCTCTTAGATAATGCGGAACAATTGGTCATGGATAACTGGCCTGATTTTGAAAAAAAACAACTTATAGAAGCCTTAATGGCTGCACAAAAGATCTGTTTTGAAAATGGATTGACTACAATTTCTGATGCTGGTCCAGATATTTTTACTTCACCTTGGATAGAAACTATTGATGTGATTGATAGTCTTCAAAAATCAGGTGACTTGAAGATAAGACTATATATGATGGTTCCTGGTACTCAACCAAATTTAGACCATTTTTTATCTAAAGGAATTACAAAAACCGATAGACTTAATGTGCGATCCTTTAAGTTTTATGCAGATGGAGCATTGGGTTCTAGAGGTGCATTGTTACGAGAACCTTATACAGATAAGCATAGTTCTCATGGTTTGCCCGTGATGTCCTTAGAACATATAAATAAATCGGCTCAGCGCATATCAAATTCAGAATTTCAAATGAATACACATGCTATTGGTGATAGTGCCAACCATGCGGTTTTACAGACGTACAATAAAGTTTTAGGAAGTAAAAAAGATAGACGATGGCGAGTGGAGCATGCACAAGTCGTTTCTCCCAAAGATTTCGATTTATTTAAAAACGTCATGCCATCTATACAGCCAACACATGCAACGAGTGATATGTATTGGGCAAAGGAGAGGTTGGGAGATGATCGTGTGAAAGGAGCTTATGCTTATAAAGAATTGTTAGATGCCTACGGAAAAGTAGCTTTAGGGACCGATTTTCCGGTGGAGCAGGTGAGTCCGTTTTTAACATTTTACGCAGCTGTAGCAAGACAAGATTTGGAACAGTCTCCAGAAGGCGGGTTTCAAAAAGAAAACGGATTATCAAGAGAAGAAACTCTAAAAGGAATGACCATTTGGGCAGCCTATTCTAACTTTGAAGAGAACGAAAAAGGAAGTATTGAAACCGGTAAGTTTGCAGATTTTATTATCTTGGATCGAGATATTATGAAAGTTGAACAGAATGAGATCCCTAAAACTAAGGTAGAGCAGACTTTTTTGAACGGAGAAAAACAATTATAA
- a CDS encoding TonB-dependent receptor, whose translation MKNKLKYIILLIITCNFAITFAQEREKDTIDTDVVNVVKPYTPTISDAFKIKETPTLNDSTTIKKKEIKYNIFSIPVASTFTPAKGKAATVDKEKQVKLYDNYASLGLGTYTTILGEVYLNHAISRTERVGGYFSHHSSAGDIEGVNFDNNFSETGLNAHYSQKMRDYAWKVEGGFQLQSYNWYGLPDQTIPTFDVGHSFYTANIGGNIKFDDAIFKKGSVLFRRFGDDQDSGENRFILKSGFDVPVADEIVNAEVKIDYIGGSFDKSYFGNEELNYSNIIFGLSPTYKMTQDDLTLDLGVNLVYLNDTEASDGKFFIYPNITASYRLVDELLIAYGSLKGDLNQNSYYGFAQENPFVSPTLFIAPTDQAYSATVGIKGKLSNSMSYNVSGQYMAENNKGLFKSNPDSGIEQENYQFGNSFGIAYDDVKTFAIGGELNVDINRNFKLGLKADYFAYNTDNEAEAWNLPDIEASAFLDYQIDEHWFAGANVFFVGERKDLFIPIGGSTVEIIPQTINLDSYFDANAHVGYKITDQLSAFAKVNNIANQNYNRWLNYPVQGIQFLAGATYQFDF comes from the coding sequence ATGAAAAACAAACTCAAATATATAATCCTATTAATTATAACGTGCAACTTCGCCATCACATTCGCCCAAGAACGTGAAAAAGACACGATTGATACAGATGTGGTAAATGTGGTAAAACCATATACACCAACCATTTCAGATGCTTTTAAAATCAAGGAAACACCAACGTTAAACGATTCTACCACAATAAAGAAAAAGGAAATTAAGTATAATATTTTCTCAATTCCCGTAGCATCAACATTTACGCCTGCAAAAGGAAAAGCAGCAACCGTAGATAAAGAAAAACAAGTAAAACTGTACGATAATTATGCATCTTTAGGCTTGGGTACATACACCACAATTCTTGGAGAAGTATATCTCAATCATGCCATAAGCAGAACAGAGCGTGTAGGCGGTTATTTTAGCCATCACTCTTCCGCAGGCGACATTGAAGGTGTAAATTTTGACAATAATTTTTCTGAAACTGGCCTCAATGCACATTACAGCCAAAAAATGAGAGATTACGCTTGGAAGGTCGAAGGAGGTTTTCAATTACAATCTTATAATTGGTACGGTTTGCCAGATCAAACCATCCCAACCTTTGATGTTGGTCATTCGTTTTACACAGCAAATATTGGCGGAAACATAAAATTTGATGATGCTATTTTCAAAAAAGGAAGTGTCTTATTTAGAAGATTTGGTGATGATCAAGATTCCGGAGAAAATCGGTTTATTTTAAAATCTGGTTTTGATGTTCCCGTTGCAGATGAGATAGTAAATGCTGAAGTTAAAATTGACTACATTGGTGGTTCTTTCGATAAAAGTTACTTTGGTAACGAAGAGCTCAATTATAGCAATATTATTTTTGGATTATCGCCAACCTATAAAATGACACAAGACGATTTAACCCTAGATTTGGGTGTTAATTTAGTATATCTTAACGATACAGAAGCTAGTGATGGCAAGTTCTTTATCTACCCAAATATTACAGCGAGTTACCGTTTGGTGGATGAATTGCTCATTGCCTACGGAAGCCTAAAAGGCGATCTCAATCAAAATTCATATTATGGTTTTGCACAAGAAAATCCGTTCGTTTCACCAACATTATTTATTGCACCAACAGATCAAGCTTATAGCGCAACCGTAGGAATTAAAGGTAAACTCTCAAATAGCATGAGCTATAATGTGAGCGGTCAATACATGGCAGAAAACAATAAAGGGTTGTTTAAATCTAATCCAGATTCGGGTATAGAACAAGAGAATTATCAATTTGGAAATTCCTTCGGAATAGCGTACGACGACGTTAAAACCTTCGCTATTGGAGGAGAATTGAATGTGGACATCAACCGAAATTTCAAACTCGGATTGAAAGCTGATTATTTTGCCTACAATACAGATAACGAAGCTGAAGCATGGAACCTTCCAGACATAGAAGCCTCAGCATTTTTAGACTATCAAATAGATGAACATTGGTTTGCTGGTGCAAATGTGTTTTTTGTAGGAGAGCGCAAAGATTTATTTATACCAATTGGCGGAAGTACAGTAGAGATAATTCCACAAACAATTAATTTAGATAGTTATTTTGATGCCAACGCACATGTAGGTTACAAAATTACAGATCAACTCTCTGCTTTTGCAAAAGTGAATAACATCGCCAATCAAAATTATAACCGTTGGTTAAATTATCCCGTTCAAGGTATTCAGTTTTTGGCTGGAGCAACGTATCAGTTTGATTTTTAA
- a CDS encoding glycerophosphodiester phosphodiesterase family protein yields the protein MRYLFILALISMCSCTKEKSMDIQGHRGFRGLYPENSLLAFEKALALDIQTLELDVVISKDKKVVVSHEPFMSHEIALDPFGNEIAPQLETSYNLYAMPYDSIKLYDCGSKEHPRFPFQKKEKVYKPLLTEVIDLAEGKSGSTIFYNIEIKSKPEYDGIYSPQLQEYVKLVIDIITAKSIKDRTILQSFDVRALEEIKVQNPDIKTALLVDENESIDQKLQKLSFSPDIISPYFKLLDKKSVSRYQENAFKIIPWTVNEVGDINLMMDFEVDGIISDFPDRVLQLKH from the coding sequence ATGCGATATTTATTCATACTAGCGCTAATTTCAATGTGTAGTTGTACCAAAGAAAAATCAATGGATATTCAAGGTCACAGAGGTTTTAGAGGCCTATATCCCGAAAATTCGCTACTCGCTTTTGAAAAGGCCCTAGCGCTGGATATTCAAACTTTAGAACTTGACGTTGTTATTTCTAAGGATAAAAAAGTCGTTGTTTCCCACGAGCCATTTATGAGTCATGAAATTGCTCTGGATCCCTTCGGAAATGAGATTGCTCCACAATTAGAAACATCATACAACTTATACGCTATGCCCTACGATAGTATTAAATTATATGACTGCGGAAGCAAAGAACACCCAAGATTCCCATTTCAGAAGAAAGAAAAAGTCTATAAGCCCTTGTTAACTGAAGTCATAGATTTAGCAGAAGGAAAATCTGGTAGCACGATTTTTTATAACATAGAAATCAAAAGTAAACCAGAATATGATGGTATTTACTCGCCTCAACTTCAAGAATATGTGAAATTGGTCATTGATATCATAACAGCTAAAAGCATTAAAGACAGAACAATATTACAGTCTTTTGATGTAAGAGCATTAGAAGAAATCAAAGTTCAAAATCCAGACATAAAAACCGCTCTTTTGGTTGATGAAAATGAAAGCATTGACCAAAAACTGCAGAAATTATCGTTTTCTCCAGATATTATTAGTCCTTATTTTAAACTTCTAGATAAAAAATCGGTTTCCAGATACCAAGAAAACGCATTTAAAATCATTCCATGGACGGTCAATGAAGTTGGCGATATCAACTTAATGATGGATTTCGAAGTTGATGGTATTATTTCCGATTTTCCAGATCGGGTTCTTCAGCTAAAACATTAA